A part of Variovorax sp. HW608 genomic DNA contains:
- a CDS encoding D-alanyl-D-alanine carboxypeptidase family protein: MQSKTFSILPVVFAIAASTLVPSSESFAAPHAAKRATHTKPAAEAPAPAPVAGETAVAGGPPALPAKAWLLMDFDSGEVLASANPDEPLPPASLTKMMTSFLVEQALRSGKLKKDDLVTTSQYAWCRGSSTESCMYLPLNSQATVIDILRGIIIQSGNDASKAIAEHMAGSEEGFAKLMNAEAQRLGMTHAHFVNATGLPDPDHKASARDLAILARAIIRDSSDYYPIYAEREFKYNGIKQGNRNALLYTDPTVDGLKTGHTQEAGYCLVTSSKRNGMRLITVILNTNSAQARADETRALLGWGYSNFEKATPIQPNTVVATAKVSFGKADTVPAALASPWSLTVPRGQQVQTSAQIKPDLEAPVTKGAVIGKVVATSNGKPVGEAPLVAQADVERAGFMLRSWQHVAKWFGK, from the coding sequence ATGCAATCCAAGACTTTCTCCATCCTCCCGGTCGTCTTCGCCATCGCCGCGAGCACCCTGGTTCCAAGCTCCGAGTCCTTCGCAGCCCCCCACGCCGCCAAGCGCGCAACCCATACGAAACCCGCGGCCGAGGCACCCGCCCCGGCGCCAGTCGCCGGAGAGACCGCCGTGGCCGGCGGGCCGCCGGCGCTGCCCGCCAAGGCATGGCTGCTGATGGACTTCGACTCCGGCGAGGTGCTCGCCTCGGCCAATCCCGACGAACCGCTGCCGCCGGCGTCACTGACCAAGATGATGACCAGCTTCCTGGTCGAACAGGCACTTCGCTCGGGCAAGCTCAAGAAGGACGATCTGGTCACGACCAGCCAGTACGCCTGGTGCCGTGGCTCGAGCACCGAGTCGTGCATGTACCTGCCGCTCAACAGCCAGGCCACGGTGATCGACATCCTGCGCGGCATCATCATCCAGTCGGGCAACGACGCGTCCAAGGCGATCGCCGAGCACATGGCCGGCTCCGAAGAGGGCTTCGCCAAGCTCATGAATGCCGAAGCCCAGCGCCTCGGAATGACGCACGCGCATTTCGTGAACGCCACGGGCCTGCCCGATCCGGACCACAAGGCGTCGGCGCGGGATCTCGCGATCCTGGCGCGCGCGATCATCCGCGACAGTTCCGACTACTACCCGATCTACGCCGAGCGCGAGTTCAAGTACAACGGCATCAAGCAGGGCAATCGCAACGCCCTGCTCTACACCGACCCGACGGTCGACGGCCTCAAGACCGGCCACACCCAGGAGGCGGGCTACTGTCTCGTCACTTCGTCCAAGCGCAACGGGATGCGCCTGATCACGGTGATCCTCAACACCAACAGCGCGCAGGCGCGTGCCGACGAGACGCGCGCGCTGCTCGGTTGGGGCTACAGCAACTTCGAGAAGGCCACCCCCATTCAGCCGAACACGGTCGTCGCGACGGCCAAGGTCAGCTTCGGCAAGGCCGACACGGTTCCTGCAGCGCTGGCGTCGCCATGGTCGCTGACGGTGCCGCGCGGCCAGCAGGTGCAAACCTCGGCGCAGATCAAGCCCGACCTGGAGGCGCCGGTGACCAAGGGTGCGGTGATCGGCAAGGTGGTCGCGACCTCGAACGGCAAGCCGGTGGGAGAAGCGCCGCTGGTCGCGCAGGCCGACGTGGAACGCGCGGGCTTCATGCTGCGCTCGTGGCAGCACGTGGCCAAGTGGTTTGGCAAGTAA
- a CDS encoding DUF2789 domain-containing protein, with protein sequence MEFSNHTLKDLFGQLGLPDSFEEIEAFISKHRPLAAGVRLADAPFWTSSQANFLRDEIDEDADWAELVDQLNLRLRE encoded by the coding sequence ATGGAATTCTCGAACCATACCCTGAAGGACCTTTTCGGCCAGCTCGGCTTGCCCGACTCGTTCGAGGAGATCGAAGCGTTCATCTCGAAGCATCGGCCGCTGGCTGCCGGCGTCCGGCTCGCGGACGCCCCGTTCTGGACCTCGTCGCAGGCGAATTTCCTGCGCGACGAGATCGACGAAGACGCGGACTGGGCCGAACTGGTCGATCAACTCAACCTGCGGCTCAGGGAATAG